A stretch of DNA from Gasterosteus aculeatus chromosome 7, fGasAcu3.hap1.1, whole genome shotgun sequence:
AATACTTGTGGTCGTACACAATGGACCTAGTCTTGTACCTGAGTAGGAGCTATCATCTTTATTTAGTGATGAAGACAATTGTGTAATTTCTGTCATTTGTAGAACTCTAATGGCCCACACTGACTCATTTATTGATACAACGAatttgttcatttataaataattAAGACCTAATATCACGTTTTGACaagcaagtgttttttttgaaCTGCTCTCTGCTGTCGGTGTGCTGCAGGTCTGCGGAGTCCCTCAgcttttaaatccagattaagaATTGTGGAATACTACACTGCAACCGTGTTATTTTTTTAACGTTGTCTCATCTTTTTAATGACTTCTTttaatcaatgttcttaactgtttttaaTCTTGCTTTATTTTTGGGTGTTCTTTTGTGAatcactttgaattgccttgtggTAATATCACATTTATTTGATACATTTCTTTGAGAAAATCTAATCCAATGTTTTGTTTCCTCACAGGATGCTGTAAGGAATGGACTGGTGGCCACTGAAGTGTTGATGTGGTTTTACATTGGAGAGTGCATCGGCAAAGGAGGCATCGTTGGCTATGATGTCTGAAATTTGGACTGCCATGCttcttatttttcatttgagCGTTGTATGCTCAACTTCCTGCAACAATCCTGGGAACCAATAAACCGATGTCTATTGTTAAAACAATTGTGttgcaatttcttttttctttttttaacaatacGTGCATGTATTTAacaaatatgtttgtttgtattcAGTCTGGTACTCCTTGTTCTCAGACATTTTGACACCACATGAGGAAATGCTTAGGTTTGAAATAAACTGTCTTTCTATTGTGGGTGCTACTTGCTCACTGTAGGACAATGAAGAGGTTGTTACTGGTTATGCTAACGTGTACTTTTCCCACTTGTAAAATTGTGGGGAAATGAAGGCTTTTACCATTGGATGAACTCAAATGTGTCACTACCCCAAATGGGTTTTACTTTATGTAGCAGTATGCATGTTGAAAACAACGTGCATACTGCTCCATAAAGTGAAAAATCACACCCCATCTCTGGGGCAGCTACTTGTGCTTATCTTGAACATGCTTGTCTACTAAAAATCAATGTAGATCTTTAcatttgtatataaatatgcatgagCTGGTTTTTTATATGATTTATTGTAATACAGTAGTGATGTCCCATTGTCATTTTCGAAAGCCTAAATGTCCCCATTTTTTAACAAGTTTTTGCTGTTGTATAAAGCACATTTGACCATATGCAGTCACATGACGCTTGACTAACTTGATCCAGTTAATGATTATACCCACCGTAACAGTGGTCATTACAGTTCAGTTCCCGTTTTCAAGCAACAGAGGGAGCCGTTGGTATCAGCAATGTTCAGGAGTGCTGTGATGTTTCTGAGCCGGTGGCCTGTTAATTTGTTCTTTAACATACCAGTTAAATACTTGAAACGGGCAAATTAAATCTGCCCTGATGCAGGTTGTGAAATTCCTTtgcacagaaaagaaaagtagaccTGACTTCTCATTTATATCCAAAAACATTTCTAATCTGTTAGACCATTAATTTCTCAATATAGATATGATACCATCTTGTCTTTATATATTCTTGGGTAGGAATAGATAAATATTGAGCACCAAAAATTAATTCATTTAGCTCTTTATTTAGAGCAACAATGAGTAATTATTCCAAAACAAGTCTTTTGTGGTATCAATTAAATTGTCCATTAAGTAAACatacaataaattaaacaagGGTTAGTCTAAGTGAAAAAAACGTAATGACTCTCACCACTCCGataatatcaaaaaatgacatgAATAAGTGAATTGATCATGAAATATTTCTCTGAATGTATTTAAACCATAATACTACAAATCCAGTTGCACCAAAGCAAATTTTACTATATTACTGTATTACTCATACAGGTAATAATTACAAGGGTGCAATATACTTAAATAGACGTATGCAATGCTGCCAACAATGGAATAAAATGTCCATCATGACCTCAAATCAAATCATCGCTTGTGATATGCTGCACCCTTAATGAAGTATTATGGGTACATCTAAAAATATGATACTGACATAACGTTATACACTAGTTCTGCTTATACTTTATGTTGTTCTTCTGTAATTGAGTAGTGATTATATTTCAAACATGTATCATGTGATGCGTAcagtaacaaaaacaaagccataTAACTTCAATGTGGTTTGGTACAGTCTGACAATAtagcaaaaatatatatattccaaaaGCACTGCGGTATATAACGAAAAACACATGGATGATAGGAAATTTCTAAATAAGAGCTGAAATATCAGGGGGTTCACTTGACATTGCAGATCTTGACTGAGGTTCCAACTCCGAAGCCTGGATAGAGGGGCTCGACGAATGTGGTCTCAAACCTGTGCAGGAGACTCATGGAGTTGCCTATGCTGTAGAATGCCAGCACGCCCGCAGCGTGGTCCAGGTACACGCCTATCCTGGGGGAGTGGGGCCCGCTGACGGCTTTGTCCACCCGGTTGTGCCAGGCGGAGTAGCCCGAGTCGGAGCAGAGCAGACTCCAGGATTTGTCGTTGTAGCCCAGCAGACACAGCGAGCCTTTGCCCTTCCGGCTGATGCTCCTGTAGGCCACCCCGATGGAGAACTCCCCACTCCACTCGATCTCCCAGTAGAAGCGGCCTCCGGACAGGGCCTCTCGACACAGCACCTGAGCAAAGCTGTCAAATCTCTCTGGGTTATCTCCGTAGGGCTGCAGGTCTCTGGTGCGGATCACTTTTCTGTCTTTGTCAGAGACGTACAGCTCCTTGTAGGCTGTGCTCGGGTCCAGTTTTAACTGGCAGAAGTCTGTGGAGCAAAGCCGATACATTTTCATAGGGTTTAATTAACAAGCAAATTGGGTTGGAGCTTAACGGTCTTCAGTTAAATATGCCCAGATACATACATTTCACAAAATCTGCTCGGGCCTTTGGCTCTGGATGAAAAGGGGGAGCGTTGTCCACCATGTCTTTGCCTGCAGATGAAGAAGCGCTACGTTAGGTCAGTGTGAACTgtatacacccacacacatgccTTTAATTCTTTGATGATGTGCTTTTAACTAAAGACTCACTGTGGTTTTCCTCCTACGGTTCCTTCTGACCAAATTATCAATCTCAAAAATAGTTAGACTGCTGCTGTCTTATGCTGCTATAGGAGTTACAGCACTCACCTCTGCTCCTTCTGTCCAATGTTCGACTTTCTGTGGTGTAAACTGGGACCTCATTCACTGTGACACAGAACACATTCATATTCAGCACGTTTTAtggtgtgtctttttttcttccctaaTGCAGAAGCGTTGTGTATTCGGCTGCTTAAGTCCCACCTGACTTGGAGATCTTCAGCAGCTCCTCTTTCCCAAACTCCTCCAGGCGGTCTTTGATCTCGGCCACAGCTTTCCTGACAGAGCCAAAAGAGAAGTCAGGGTTCACCGTCACTCTGGGTATGAAGCCGTCATCGGTGGGGGTGCACAGGTAGTTGAAGTTCTGAtggcaaaagaaaaatacattgtcACGACGAGGACAAGACTACATCGATGCGACCCGTCTGCGAACAATCACAGATGACCAAGTATATTTTTCACACATAGAATATGGTTTTAAAGTGCTTAAAACCATATTCTCTCCAGAGACGGATTCATATTAAAAGGTAGGTACATTTTTGTAATAAGTCATTAATTGCTTGTTTGGAAATGCTTACACCCAAAATTACACAAAGGACTCAATATGTCGTTTTGCTGTCATTGTAATCATGAACAATCAGGGAAAGAAGGGTGTAAGTCTTTTTAAAAGCCACACCCACACATGAAACACTTCAGCTTTGATACCAAGATCAGACCTCAAGCTGTATTTCTTCCTCCAGCAGTTGCTCCCAAGCTGTTACTTGCCTGCAGAAAGTGGATGTGGTCGTCAGTGCTGTAAAGCTGCTTGAGGCCAGACtccttttttttcagttcatctATCTCTTGTTCCAGCCGCTCGATCAAAGCCTCGGCCTGGTTGAAAGCAGCCTTCTCGTTGATGCCAATCAGCTTGGTCACCTCTGACCTCATCCTCTCAATGGAGCGGATCATCTCCTCGAACATCTTCTGGCTCTCCACCATGGCTCTTTGGGCCGAGTTCTGGACAGAGCACTCCAGGTGTCAGTGGTCCTGAAGACACCACTATACAGAACATTTTACAGCCACGTCTGTCTTCAGCATAGAATTCTTACCTTCAATGAATCCACAGCAGTCTTCAGCTCATCCAGTTCCTTCACCCTCTCCTGGCATTTTTGTTTAATCTCAGCTTGGGAGAGTCCCAGAAGTTTCTGCAGAATAAAAGACACATTACACACCCATCGCCCTCACTGTTTTGTTATGTGTGCACTGCCATACtgactgttttaaaaaaaagtaatatgcAGCAACGTTGAACATGTTTTAGCTGTTTTATTGTGTGAGATCTAAAGCCCCATATTTGTTGGTTTGGTAGAAAAACATTCTTTCTACCTGGGGAGGCCTTTCGGTATGTGCAATAAACCCCGCTCAAAGAAGCTTCTTAATGCCGCAGCTTTTATCTCGGGGGGAGAtcggggtaaaaaaaaaaaatctgtgctGGAATTCTGATCACGTCAGGAATGTGACTTTTAAAGAGATGTTTTAAGGTGCACGCAGCACTGACATGCAGAATAGAGGGGTTTCTGATTCAGCTTTTGCTCGAGCCCACTAACCCATTCTTCAAGATAAGCTTGAGGAATGTGGGGAATCTACGGGGGTGAACGTGAGAACGGGGGGTGGGAGATGGAGTGAGACGTGTGAGACTCAGGTTGTTAATCTTTGGATGAGAGAAACCAGACTCCCAATGTTGTGAAGAAAACAGCGAGATGAATTATTACACCGGCATCATTTAGCCTGCATGGCTGCCATAAAAACACACCTCAATCACCCATGAGTAAAAACCTCTGAATTCGGCAGATTTACTGCAGTATCTGTTCAATTCTGAACAAGGGGATTGGTGAGTCATTTGAATGTGCATTGCCAAGGTTACACTGCCGTGATTGGTTGATTGGGAGTTGTTTGAAGGCCTTGACTTCCTGACATTCCAGTATCGTGACAGACTCCCACTCTCACGGCTGGGAACCAATGCCACAGAGGGAAGTCAAGGGACAGTTTCTGTGTATCTCTCCCACAGCTGGAACACCGCATTCCCTGAAAAGCAGCTTTCAGGGACGATAACTGAAAGACACTTCCCGCGCCCTCCCCGCAGCTAATCAAAGAGCTGCATTTGTTTTGCCGGCGAATGCCTGGCGGTTTTAGCTGATAGCATCGGGGTGATGGGACAAAGTACAACTGCCCGTCGGGGGctgactgaaaaaaatgatttgcttTAACTGAAAACACTAGTGTCTATATAAATAGAATGTATTAAGCAGTTCATCTGTGAAACTGTGTGGCCTGACACAAAGGcacacttttctctctctgaacaaCTAACACAACAATGTATTAAAAGGATGTTACctgtttctctcccctctctgcaTCAGCAGAGACAATGTCATGGCCCCTGTGTTCACTGACTGTGCAGATAGCACAGATACACATCTGGTCTGTGCGACAGAAGAGCTCCAGGGACTTCTGGTGCTGCGGGCAGATCTTCCTGTCCAGGTTTCCCAGCTCGTCCACCAGCTTGTGCCGCTTGAAAGTAGCCGACTCGTAGTGTGGCTTCAGGTGCTTCTCGCAGTAGGAGGCCAGACAGTTAAGACAGGACTTCACAGCCTTTAATTTCTTCCCGGAGCAGAAGTCACAGGGGACGTCGTTCTGTCCGGCGTAGATGTTCCCCTGGGACGTGTTGAGGTTGAGGCCGCTCTTCCTTATCTTCTCAGCCACCATGTTCAGGGTGGCGTTGGGCCGCAGCACGGGCCTCTGGGTAAATGTGATTTTACACTGAGGGCAAATGTAAATCCCCGTGTAGTCAGCCTCATTCCAGTAGCCACTGATGCAGTCCATACAGAAGCTGTGGCCACAGGGGATAGCCACGGGGTCCTTCAGCAGGTTCACACACAGGGAACAGCTGAAATAATCTGGAGACGTGTGGTCGGCCATCGCGATAGGCTCCAAAAAAGAGTCAGGGCTGCAGCAACAAATGGAGAGTGCCAAGGCGCAGGTTCAGATTCCGTCGAATGAGCCCAGGGTCCCGCCCTCAAGAGTGTGGTGCCGCCTGCCAGAGACAGGACCTACTTGTATTTCTGAATTCCAGAGGTTATTGATTGAAAGCAGACAAGGTCCTCCCCCTGTGCTGTGAGTAGCTCGAGCCCTGCCCAGTTTAGATAAGCAGGTTAAGCAAgcacgggggagagagagagagagagagagagagagagagagagaacccaaGACACCTTTGGACACTTTCGATCACTTTAGTATATCTGTTTGCCTGTGcactttatctttttattttttatatcctTTATATTCTATTGTTAATTTAATTGTACATTATTCTCCTTTATTCCATGTATGCACCACCCAACATGAATCCACATACGTACAACATAGCTGGCTAATAActgtttctgattctgattctgagagagagaaagactaaaaatgaatgaaataatgagTGTCGACTAATATgcagaaagaaagggaaagaaaagagcttCCCTTTTCCTCACAGTTTCCTTTATTCCCTCATTTCTCATGTGGCTCATCTGCGGGGGAGGTGTGCGCACAGTTCTCAGCAGCTGTATTTCCTCCTATTGTTGTTGGACAGAATCGCCATTGTCTTAAACCGGTTGTAGTCCGACAAACACAAGATGAAGCCTGTTGGAATTCCAGGGACCACCCTGtgaacaaacagagacactgagCTCAAAGCAGAGTTTTGAAGTAACTTTCAAACATCTATTGCTGCTCCTTTTCGTCACCACATAACCTGTTCAAAGTTGAACCTGCTTCAGGCCACTCGTCACGGGTTGCAGTATTGACAATGTGTCCAGTCAGACCGGTCTGCCTACGTTTACTATGTTGACTGTAGATGTGTGGATGTTTGAGCGGCCGAAAGGAAATATTGAGACACCCAAAggaaacacacgtgcacaagcGCGTGTGCTCGTACAGGACATTCCTGTCAGGTCCAGGTGTGGTGTTGCAATGCCTGTCCCACATATTTGAGTTCAGGCTTAATCAGAAGttatgttattgtttttaattcttGAAATACCCCTCTCAAGCGTACGCAGTGAAACTAGTGGAAACCCTGACTCACTGTCCATCAATAAAAGTCTGCATTTCAATAAGACCTACTGGTTTCTTCCAATACCTTTGTTGTTTGTTCAAGAGCCAGTACTATGAAGGAATATGTACGTTTTATTTAAGCAGAGACATTTCCTTCCTGATGCAGAATGCTAAGGCAATAgaaaatttaattaaatgttgcAAGAAGTACATTGGCTGCACCTTCATTTCATATCTTGCATTACCTCATACACTCGGCAGTTTCACCTCTCCATACTTAAGATAAGCcagtttttccttccttccaccAGAGTTAGAGGAGCGCTCTCTGCTTACAAATTAACTACCTGATAGTAGTGAGAGCTGTTGTCATGGTAATGAGGGTAAGGATTTATTGCTCTGATTTACTATGGAGATTCTAACTCTTGATAGAGAAGTGACACCTATACAGTGTACATATTGGTGAAAGTAAAGTACGGAAAACTTTATGTTACAAGACACTTTAATGAGACTTCTCTAACATACACTGGCTTCTCCAACAGAGTTGTATGTCTGTTCTTTAAAGAAGCAGACAGAAACTCTACAGTAATTCGAAGCTCAGCCCAACTCCAGTTCTAGGCGAGAGGTCAACCCACTTCTGAAGGAAAAGTGCATGAACACAAATGAAAATTTGATTAAAGGAAACAAGAATCCAAGTGACTGAGCGCCAGTTATATAAACAGGAAGAGAATATAATCGGAATGTGTTTGGAAAAAACTTTGCTGATACTGGTGGACACACAAAAGGGAATAGTGGTGAAACAGACCGAATGTGAATGGAAAGGCTGCACAGTAAGCATTTCCGACACCACACCGGCAACCAGGAGCAAAAAGCAGCACACAGTGAGGGCTTATCGTGGTCGCATTCATACGAGTATGTCATAAAAACCTGGACTGAACGCTAGAATTGCAGCCCCATATAAAGGTGTCACGCTAAGAagcagatttgatttgatttgcatAAAATGCAAAAGTAGTGTGAATGAATTTGCAAAAATACAACAGTGAATAGATATTTGTTTAGTCTAAAAACATGGCAGTGTGTCTGGCACAATACGGATTATATGTAAGGAATTCAGCCAAATTGAAATCCTTTTTGCTCTTAACTTATATGAAACCAAAACTTGGGCAAATAATGTTGTCCGTAGGTTGGGAGCTATATGAACTATAACTATTGAGTGGCTCAAATAGCAAGGTGAAGCTTAATAAGTGTGGAAGCAAAATCCATATCGTGGCGAAAAAAAACGGTCAAAGGGCCGACGTAAgtaggtaaaaaaaacacaaaaaaaacaaaacagaaccccttaaaaagaaagaaattctaTTTGAAGTGGGTTTCCGTTTACAGACCTGTTGAAGTGTCATGTTAAATCCTTCTGGCCTAGTTTGCAATCAGATGAGAACGGGAGTCATAGTGACTCAACCCTTTCCTCTGCTTGTTTTTTGCCTTAGAAATAAGACTTACATCAAATGACTTGCAATCAATATTACATGTGAGTGTTAACTTTAACTGTGAGAAATACACGTCATTGTATAAATTGTAATATAAGGAATTCGTGCACACGTGTAACATCACTTAGATCAACATCTTAAGGTCTTTTGACGATTAAATATgattcttttaaataaattccCAACATGTTTTTGAAGAAAAAGATAGGCATATAACTAGAGAaaaattttaatatatatttatctgcaTGAGAGCTCATTGCCGTTAATCTATCAACATAGTGTTGTTTAGTGCAGAGCATGACCCCAGTCACAGAATCTTCTTTTGGACAAATAAGACGCTACATTTAGGATCGCATATCAAC
This window harbors:
- the ftr82 gene encoding finTRIM family, member 82, with the translated sequence MADHTSPDYFSCSLCVNLLKDPVAIPCGHSFCMDCISGYWNEADYTGIYICPQCKITFTQRPVLRPNATLNMVAEKIRKSGLNLNTSQGNIYAGQNDVPCDFCSGKKLKAVKSCLNCLASYCEKHLKPHYESATFKRHKLVDELGNLDRKICPQHQKSLELFCRTDQMCICAICTVSEHRGHDIVSADAERGEKQKLLGLSQAEIKQKCQERVKELDELKTAVDSLKNSAQRAMVESQKMFEEMIRSIERMRSEVTKLIGINEKAAFNQAEALIERLEQEIDELKKKESGLKQLYSTDDHIHFLQNFNYLCTPTDDGFIPRVTVNPDFSFGSVRKAVAEIKDRLEEFGKEELLKISKSVNEVPVYTTESRTLDRRSRGKDMVDNAPPFHPEPKARADFVKYFCQLKLDPSTAYKELYVSDKDRKVIRTRDLQPYGDNPERFDSFAQVLCREALSGGRFYWEIEWSGEFSIGVAYRSISRKGKGSLCLLGYNDKSWSLLCSDSGYSAWHNRVDKAVSGPHSPRIGVYLDHAAGVLAFYSIGNSMSLLHRFETTFVEPLYPGFGVGTSVKICNVK